In Antarcticibacterium arcticum, the genomic stretch TACAGATCATCACGAAATGGGATCCAACGCCTCCTTTTTCTTTCAACCCGGGATTCCCTCAAGAACCCATCCCCTTACCCCGCAAATGAATCAGGACCTTACCCGGGAAATTGGCACTTATCATGCCGCTGCTCTGGATAAAATAGGTTCCTTTTATTATACCGAGGAAGATTTTGACGATTTCTACTACGGAAAAGGATCAACCTTCCCCGATATCAATGGAAGCATAGGGATCCTTTTCGAGCAGGGAAGTTCCAGGGGCCATGTGCAGGAAACAGACAACGGCCTGCTTACCTTTCCTTTTACAATACGCAACCAGTTTACGGCAGCTCTTTCAACCCTTGAAGCTGCTGTAAATATGAGAGCAAAGATCCTTAATTTTCAAAGGGATTTTTATAATACTGCCAGAAGCACCGCAGCGAAAGGCGGTTATGTCTTCGGAAATTCAAAAGACCCTAATACAGCCTGGCACCTTGCCGAAATTTTAAAACGTCACCAGGTGGAAGTGCATCAGATTACCGAAGATTTTACTACAGATGGAAAAGCCTTTAAAAAAGGAACGGCCTACGTTATACCAAAAAACCAGAAGCAACACCGCCTGGTAGAGGCTATGTTTGAAAAGCGTACCACATTTACAGATAGTTTGTTCTATGATATTTCAGCCTGGTCTTTTCCAATGGCTTTTAACCTTGATGTAAGTGAGAATTTAAATATGCGTTATGCGGGGGAGAAAATTGAAGAACTCCAAAAACCTGTTGTTCCGGCTCCGGGTAAGAGTGAGTATGCTTATTTAATGGAATGGCATGATTATTATTCGCCAAAAGCCCTTAATAAGATCCTGAACAAAGGCCTAAGGGCAAGATTAAGTATGCAACCTCTTGAATCTGGCGAAAGGACATTTGATTATGGCACCATCATGATCCCGGTTCAAAACCAGGAACTGAATCACAATGAGCTGCACGAATTTTTAACGGAAGTTTCTAAAACTTCAAATATAGAGATTGTTCCCGTTACCACCGGACTTACCAAAGGCGTAAACCTGGGTAGCAATCAATTACGGCCCTTAAAGGCACAAAAAGTTGCGATGATAGTTGGAGACGGGGTCACTCCTTATGATGCAGGAGAGATCTGGCATTTGTTTGACCAGCGATATGAAATGCATTTGACCAAGCTGGATGTAAGAGATCTTTCGGGCGCCAACTTAAGTTCCTATTCAGATATAATTTTACCGAATACCAGGGGAAATGCGCTGGATAAATCTCAAACAGAAAAATTAAAGGAGTGGGTTCGTGCCGGCGGCACCCTTATTGGCTATAAAAATGCCGCAAGATGGTTTAACTCCAATGATTTTATGAAATTGGATTTCCTTGAAAATGAGGTGAAGGCTAAAAATGTAAGCTTTGAAGAGTCAAGAGACTTCCGGGGAGCCCAGGGAATTGGTGGCGCAATTTTCAACGCCAAACTGGATCGTTCACACCCCGTGAATTTTGGGTATAAGAATAATGAGCTGGCGCTTTTCAGGGATACCACTATCTTTATTAAAGCCGATTCTACCAGTTATTTTAATCCCATCCAATATACCAACACTCCGCTTTTGAGTGGCTATATTAGTGCTCCAAACCTGAAGCTAATTGCCAATACCGTTCCTTTTAAAAAATCCAATATGGGCCGGGGTAACGTGATCCTGTTTACAGACAATACCAACTTTCGCGGATTCTGGTTCGGGACCAATAAATTATTGATGAATGCTATTTTCTTTGGAGATCATATGTAGTTTTTTTTTAGTGAATAGGGAATGGGGATTAGTTAGTAGTGAATAGGGATTAGTGAGTAGTCTTTAGTCTTTAGATTAAATAATTGTTTATTGCTAATTGTTTATTGCTAATTGTTTATTGCTAATTGTTTATTGCTAATTGTTTATTGCTAATTGTTTATTGATTACTGTTTATTGATTATAGGGATTTAATATAAAAATTATGAGAAAAATTATTCTTTGTTGTGTTGCTGCGTTTATGTTGAGTTCCTGTGAGTCTTTGGAGTCTGATAAGGTAAAGGAAGGCAGCTCCTGGAAATTGATCGAGAAAAAGGTAAGCATTGGCGGTCCGGCCGAATTTACACCCGTAAGTGAATCGGAATACATCCAATTCCTCTCAAATTCTGAAGTAATTAAGAGCAACGGCTGGTGTGGGGAAGGCAGGGAACGCACCGTGATCTATTCAAAGGACGGCACTATTTTGACCAATTGCAATGGGAGTGGAAAATTGTTGTTTACAATAGAAAAGGATATAATGATCATAAGGAATCCTGCTTGTATTGAAGCATGCGATTATAAGTACAAAAAAGTATCGGGTGCCCCGGCTCCAGGGAATTAAGCCTGAACTATTGGGTAGCCACTACCGTTAGTAATATGTTGTGTGTTTCCACATCCTGATCTTTTAGAAATAACCCATTTTGTTATATGTTAAAGGAATTCATATAAGCCTCTAAAGTTGTGTTAATTAGTATTTTATAAGGATTCCCACCCTTTTGTTTTATATACTTTGGTCTTCCCAAACCGAAACCATTGTGTGT encodes the following:
- a CDS encoding M14 family metallopeptidase, which translates into the protein MKFLLFPILALFSFQVSAQQELDLSYYLPQDITYDPNISTPQEVLGYIPGEWHVSHDLLVSYMRTLANESPRITLENRGTTYEGRPLLLLVITSEENHANLENIRTEHFNLTEPNSSKINTANMPIVVYQGFSIHGNEASGSNAALLAAYYLAAGQGPKVEETLKNTVILFDPSLNPDGLQRFSYWANTNRSINLNPDPQDREFNEVWPGGRTNHYWFDMNRDWLPVQLPESRARIETFHKWQPNILTDHHEMGSNASFFFQPGIPSRTHPLTPQMNQDLTREIGTYHAAALDKIGSFYYTEEDFDDFYYGKGSTFPDINGSIGILFEQGSSRGHVQETDNGLLTFPFTIRNQFTAALSTLEAAVNMRAKILNFQRDFYNTARSTAAKGGYVFGNSKDPNTAWHLAEILKRHQVEVHQITEDFTTDGKAFKKGTAYVIPKNQKQHRLVEAMFEKRTTFTDSLFYDISAWSFPMAFNLDVSENLNMRYAGEKIEELQKPVVPAPGKSEYAYLMEWHDYYSPKALNKILNKGLRARLSMQPLESGERTFDYGTIMIPVQNQELNHNELHEFLTEVSKTSNIEIVPVTTGLTKGVNLGSNQLRPLKAQKVAMIVGDGVTPYDAGEIWHLFDQRYEMHLTKLDVRDLSGANLSSYSDIILPNTRGNALDKSQTEKLKEWVRAGGTLIGYKNAARWFNSNDFMKLDFLENEVKAKNVSFEESRDFRGAQGIGGAIFNAKLDRSHPVNFGYKNNELALFRDTTIFIKADSTSYFNPIQYTNTPLLSGYISAPNLKLIANTVPFKKSNMGRGNVILFTDNTNFRGFWFGTNKLLMNAIFFGDHM